The Streptomyces sp. NBC_01275 genome has a segment encoding these proteins:
- a CDS encoding LysR family transcriptional regulator, whose product MELRQLLCFVTVVEEEGFTRAAARLHLAQPGVSAQIRRLERELGQPLLDRSGRRVRPTEVGAALLPYARAALAAVEGVRRTAEEYTGLLRGRVRIGMVPFAAAHPVDVPGLLADFHTAHPQVEITLTEDTSDRMLAALHRGELDLVLAGLAAEEPPPGTGVRIVADEPLYAAVAQDHPLASAGGRAVPLAALAAYPLISLPCGTGVRGVLDRLCAEAGFRPRIAFEAAAPDTLLRLAARGLGVAVVPGLPTAFGLRALRIDDPRARGRVALVWRTDGPVGPAARSLLGRFHDALAQ is encoded by the coding sequence AGCTGCTGTGCTTCGTCACGGTCGTCGAGGAGGAGGGCTTCACCCGGGCCGCGGCCCGGCTCCATCTGGCGCAGCCCGGGGTGAGCGCGCAGATCCGCCGTCTCGAGCGGGAGTTGGGGCAACCCCTGCTGGACCGTTCCGGGCGGAGGGTGCGGCCGACGGAGGTCGGCGCGGCCCTTCTGCCGTACGCGCGGGCCGCGTTGGCGGCGGTCGAGGGGGTGCGGCGGACGGCGGAGGAGTACACGGGGCTGCTGCGGGGACGCGTGCGGATCGGCATGGTGCCGTTCGCCGCCGCGCACCCCGTCGACGTTCCGGGTCTGCTGGCCGACTTCCACACGGCGCACCCCCAGGTGGAGATCACCCTCACCGAGGACACCTCGGACCGGATGCTGGCCGCGCTGCACCGCGGGGAACTCGACCTCGTCCTGGCCGGCCTCGCCGCCGAGGAGCCCCCGCCCGGCACGGGCGTGCGGATCGTGGCGGACGAGCCCCTCTACGCGGCGGTGGCGCAGGACCATCCGCTCGCCTCCGCCGGGGGTAGGGCGGTCCCGCTCGCCGCACTGGCCGCGTACCCGCTGATCAGCCTGCCGTGCGGGACCGGGGTGCGTGGGGTGCTGGACCGGCTGTGCGCCGAGGCGGGGTTCCGGCCCCGGATCGCCTTCGAGGCGGCGGCCCCGGACACGCTGCTCCGGCTGGCCGCGCGGGGCCTCGGGGTCGCGGTGGTCCCGGGGCTGCCAACGGCCTTCGGACTGCGGGCGCTACGCATCGACGATCCCCGGGCACGTGGCCGGGTGGCCCTGGTCTGGCGGACGGACGGGCCGGTCGGCCCGGCGGCCCGGTCACTGCTCGGGCGGTTCCACGACGCACTCGCGCAGTAG